The genomic window GATCTATTACCCTTTTACATAAACCCACTTTCACGATGACTTTTTCAAAGATACTAGTACCCCATCAACACAAAATCTTTGTCATTGAGTACAACTCCATAATGTTTTTAAAATCTGACAACTGTTATACCCACATCTATTTGGATGACGGAAGGAACTTTACAGTAACTAAATCACTATCGACATTAGAGCGGCATATAAAAGACAAACAATTTATTCGCATCAGCCAATCATTTCTGGTGAACAGAAACTTCATCAGCTGCATTGACCGGAAATTGAAAATAATATCAGTTGCCAACCAGCATTCTATTCCATATACGATTTCAGTGAAACAGCTCTCTAGCCTCATAATTGACGAAGGAATCGAAGTCGTTGAAGATCTAAATTCTTAATTTTTCGTGTACCGTTATTTAATTTATCTGTTCAATCCCTTGACCAATATGCACTACTGCTCAAAATGGCTGGCTAGCATTATGTACCTGATGCTATCTTTCGTATCCCCACTATTTTCACAGTCAAGAATAAATATGCATCTTGAGGAAGCCATTCAACAAGCCACAAGTAAATCTCTTGATTACAATAAAGCTCATTATATCGTCCAATCTGCATACTGGAATTTTAAATCATATCAGGCTGGCTTTTTACCCAAGCTAAATCTCAGTGGTGCGTTGCCTAACTATTATAGAACAATTACAATGATCACGTTACCGGATGGGAAATATGAATTTGTAGGACAAAATGTCGCCAGCTCTCAGTTAGGTATAAATTTGACGCAGCAACTGGGCCTTACAGGTGGGCAAATATCCCTATCCTCATCTTTGCAACGAAT from Chitinophaga parva includes these protein-coding regions:
- a CDS encoding LytR/AlgR family response regulator transcription factor; this translates as MTFSKILVPHQHKIFVIEYNSIMFLKSDNCYTHIYLDDGRNFTVTKSLSTLERHIKDKQFIRISQSFLVNRNFISCIDRKLKIISVANQHSIPYTISVKQLSSLIIDEGIEVVEDLNS